The proteins below come from a single Candidatus Edwardsbacteria bacterium RifOxyA12_full_54_48 genomic window:
- a CDS encoding 16S rRNA (cytosine(1402)-N(4))-methyltransferase codes for MSQPFLHLPVLLNQSIDHLDVRPGRNYLDGTLGGGGHSKRILEKSSPDGKLIGLDRDPAALTAARENLIIYGDRVLFFEGNFSELAEIMAGISFDIHGVLLDLGVSSPQIDRQERGFSFQGDGPLDMRMGKSPLTAEEVINEYQPAELKRIFWEYGQERFSGKIARAIVKSREISRITTTGQLTGIIKSTRPEMPTKTLSRIFQAIRIEVNDELGSLKKGLQAAIDIMVPGGRLVVLTYHSLEDGMVKDLFRQAADPCTCPKGLPFCACGKKPMIKILNRKPVLPDDDEIVQNPRARSAHLRTAEKL; via the coding sequence ATGTCCCAGCCATTTTTACACCTACCGGTTCTTTTAAACCAGAGCATAGATCATCTTGATGTCCGGCCCGGGAGAAACTATTTGGACGGGACCCTGGGTGGAGGCGGACACAGCAAAAGAATATTGGAGAAAAGTTCGCCGGATGGAAAACTCATCGGGCTGGACCGCGACCCCGCGGCCCTGACGGCGGCCAGGGAAAATCTGATAATCTACGGCGACCGGGTTTTGTTCTTTGAGGGAAATTTTTCGGAGCTGGCGGAGATCATGGCCGGCATCTCCTTTGACATCCACGGGGTGCTGCTGGACCTGGGCGTCTCCTCTCCCCAGATCGACCGGCAGGAGCGGGGTTTCTCCTTCCAGGGCGACGGTCCGCTGGACATGCGGATGGGAAAATCGCCGCTGACGGCCGAGGAGGTCATAAATGAATACCAGCCGGCGGAACTAAAAAGGATCTTTTGGGAATACGGCCAGGAAAGGTTTTCCGGCAAGATAGCCCGGGCCATCGTAAAATCCAGAGAGATATCCAGAATAACAACCACCGGACAACTGACGGGAATCATCAAGAGCACCCGGCCGGAAATGCCGACCAAAACGCTTTCCCGCATATTTCAGGCCATAAGGATAGAGGTCAACGACGAGCTGGGTTCATTGAAAAAAGGCCTGCAGGCGGCGATCGACATCATGGTTCCCGGGGGAAGACTGGTGGTGCTGACCTACCATTCGCTGGAGGACGGGATGGTCAAGGATCTTTTCCGCCAGGCGGCCGATCCCTGCACCTGCCCCAAAGGATTGCCTTTCTGCGCCTGCGGCAAGAAGCCAATGATAAAAATACTTAACCGAAAGCCGGTACTGCCGGATGACGACGAGATCGTCCAGAATCCCAGGGCCCGAAGCGCCCATCTTAGAACAGCGGAAAAATTATGA
- a CDS encoding UDP-N-acetylmuramoyl-L-alanyl-D-glutamate--2,6-diaminopimelate ligase: MKTAELIKSCPDQIISRSTLPEDMEISGMHYDSRKIAKGNLFFAISGYQSDGNQFVGQALANGAGLVVSENNKIADDIPWIKVANCRRAMALMSAAYLGRPADRLDMIAVTGTAGKTTTTYLLRSIMKEAGRKTGLLGTINYWILDQKFSAPNTTPESLDLQDLLSRMVSAGADTAIMEASSHGIELDRVAGINFSTAVFTNFSQDHLDFHRDMESYLRSKLKLFQNLWEGATAVINRDDPAAGRVREAVRTKTLTFGIDSQSDVMADKITNTPQGSKFRLKAGDRSVEVNLAIAGRHNIYNALAASAAALSRGLALGDIQAGLEKVDSVAGRFEPVNLGQDFSVIVDYAHTPQELEHLLNAARELNPRRIITVFGCGGDRDRSKRLLMGRAVARNSDIVVLTSDNPRTEDPGQIINDILPGLSGREYILFPDRKEAICKSIELARKGDMVIIAGKGHEDYQILGTAKIHFDDREIAGEALKQRLGV; the protein is encoded by the coding sequence ATGAAGACAGCCGAGCTAATAAAATCCTGCCCCGATCAGATCATCTCCCGGTCAACCCTGCCGGAGGATATGGAGATCAGCGGGATGCATTATGATTCCCGGAAGATAGCCAAGGGAAATCTGTTCTTCGCCATCTCCGGCTATCAATCCGACGGCAACCAGTTCGTGGGGCAGGCCCTGGCCAACGGGGCCGGCCTGGTCGTCAGCGAGAACAATAAAATAGCGGACGATATTCCCTGGATCAAAGTGGCCAATTGCCGCCGGGCCATGGCCCTGATGTCGGCCGCTTATCTGGGCCGGCCGGCGGACCGGCTGGACATGATCGCGGTGACCGGCACCGCCGGGAAGACCACCACCACCTATCTGTTGCGCTCCATCATGAAAGAGGCCGGCCGGAAGACCGGCCTTCTGGGCACCATCAACTACTGGATACTGGACCAAAAATTCTCGGCCCCCAACACCACCCCGGAATCGCTGGACCTCCAGGATCTGCTGTCCCGGATGGTCAGCGCCGGGGCCGATACCGCCATCATGGAGGCCTCGTCGCACGGCATCGAACTGGACCGGGTGGCCGGCATAAATTTCTCCACCGCGGTGTTCACCAATTTCTCCCAGGACCACCTGGATTTTCACCGGGACATGGAAAGCTACCTGAGATCCAAACTAAAGCTTTTCCAGAACCTGTGGGAAGGGGCCACGGCGGTGATCAACCGGGACGATCCGGCGGCCGGCCGGGTGCGGGAAGCGGTCAGAACCAAAACCCTGACCTTCGGAATAGACAGCCAGTCTGATGTCATGGCTGATAAAATTACCAACACTCCCCAGGGCTCAAAGTTTAGATTAAAAGCCGGCGATCGGTCGGTAGAAGTAAACCTGGCTATAGCCGGCCGGCATAATATCTACAACGCCCTGGCGGCTTCGGCCGCCGCCCTGAGCCGGGGCCTAGCCCTGGGGGACATCCAAGCCGGACTGGAAAAGGTCGATAGCGTGGCCGGGAGATTCGAGCCGGTGAACCTGGGCCAGGATTTTTCAGTGATAGTGGATTATGCCCATACTCCCCAGGAATTGGAACACCTCCTGAATGCAGCCCGGGAGCTTAATCCCCGAAGGATCATAACCGTTTTCGGCTGCGGAGGCGACCGCGATCGCAGCAAGCGCCTCCTGATGGGCAGGGCGGTGGCCAGGAATTCCGACATCGTGGTGCTTACCTCGGACAACCCGCGAACCGAGGACCCGGGCCAGATCATCAACGATATCCTGCCCGGCCTGTCCGGCCGGGAATATATCCTGTTCCCCGACCGCAAGGAGGCCATATGCAAATCCATCGAACTGGCCCGAAAAGGCGACATGGTGATCATCGCCGGCAAGGGCCACGAGGATTACCAGATACTGGGCACCGCCAAGATCCATTTTGACGACCGGGAGATAGCCGGGGAAGCCCTGAAACAAAGGCTGGGTGTCTAA
- a CDS encoding phospho-N-acetylmuramoyl-pentapeptide-transferase, with product MLYLLLYPLADKIHFFNLFRYITFRSAYALVTALLISFLIGPYMIRWLKKLGIGDTGREDAPDHHRKKAGTPTMGGLIILAAIMIPVLLWADLSNRYIQIASLATLCLGAIGFSDDYLKVIKKQPKGLVGRKKLAGQIILSLVIGAILVIYPLNPEFATKTNFLFFKNIFVDLAWWLFIPFVVVVIVGTSNAVNLTDGLDGLAIGVVLFAAAAYAVMCYFAGNYKLASYLNIIFMKGSGELTVFCASMVGAALGFLWYNAHPAEIMMGDTGSLALGGAIGTTAVLIKQEILLLIVGGVFVMEALSVILQVASFKLTGKRIFKMAPIHHHFTLQGWSEEKIVTRFWIIALICALVALSTLKIR from the coding sequence ATGCTGTATCTGCTGTTATACCCATTGGCCGATAAGATCCACTTCTTCAATTTGTTCCGCTACATCACTTTTCGCTCGGCCTATGCCTTGGTGACGGCACTGCTGATATCCTTTCTGATCGGACCCTACATGATCCGATGGCTAAAAAAACTCGGCATCGGCGACACCGGCCGGGAGGATGCCCCGGACCATCATAGAAAAAAGGCCGGCACCCCCACCATGGGCGGGCTGATAATCCTGGCGGCCATAATGATCCCGGTGCTGCTGTGGGCCGACCTGAGCAACCGTTATATCCAGATAGCCTCGCTGGCCACCCTGTGCCTGGGGGCCATCGGTTTCAGCGACGATTATCTGAAGGTTATCAAGAAACAGCCCAAGGGCCTGGTGGGCAGGAAAAAGCTGGCGGGACAGATCATCCTGTCGCTGGTGATAGGGGCCATCCTGGTCATCTATCCTCTGAACCCGGAGTTCGCCACCAAGACCAATTTTCTGTTCTTTAAAAACATCTTCGTCGATCTGGCCTGGTGGTTGTTCATTCCCTTTGTGGTGGTGGTCATCGTGGGGACCTCCAATGCCGTCAACCTGACCGACGGGCTGGACGGCCTGGCCATCGGAGTGGTGCTGTTCGCCGCTGCGGCCTATGCCGTGATGTGTTATTTTGCCGGGAATTACAAGCTGGCCAGTTACCTCAACATCATCTTCATGAAGGGATCGGGAGAGCTGACCGTATTCTGCGCCTCCATGGTCGGGGCGGCGCTGGGCTTTTTGTGGTACAATGCCCACCCGGCCGAGATCATGATGGGCGATACCGGCTCACTGGCCCTGGGCGGGGCCATAGGTACCACCGCCGTGCTGATAAAACAGGAGATACTGCTGTTGATCGTGGGCGGGGTATTCGTGATGGAGGCCCTGTCGGTGATCCTGCAGGTAGCTTCCTTTAAGCTGACCGGCAAGCGGATCTTCAAAATGGCCCCCATTCATCATCATTTTACCCTGCAGGGCTGGAGCGAGGAAAAGATAGTCACCCGATTCTGGATAATAGCCCTGATCTGCGCCCTGGTGGCCCTGAGCACCCTGAAGATAAGATAG